One Dasypus novemcinctus isolate mDasNov1 unplaced genomic scaffold, mDasNov1.1.hap2 scaffold_248, whole genome shotgun sequence DNA window includes the following coding sequences:
- the LOC139438538 gene encoding endogenous retrovirus group K member 10 Pro protein-like, producing the protein MLLWTVPITPQRPTWKLKIEGQWYTGTLDSGAEVSCMPAQLATPWQVLDGPSVIGATGTSPSLQAMRPLIWEDEDGQTGTFHPLFLHTIDQILWGRDILAASGAVLTTQPTQ; encoded by the coding sequence ATGCTTTTATGGACTGTCCCCATTACCCCACAAAGGCCCACTTGGAAATTAAAGATCGAGGGGCAATGGTATACAGGTACACTTGATTCAGGGGCAGAAGTCTCCTGCATGCCCGCCCAACTGGCTACGCCTTGGCAGGTCCTAGATGGCCCCTCGGTAATCGGGGCCACCGGCACCTCTCCCTCATTACAAGCTATGAGACCCCTCATATGGGAAGATGAAGACGGTCAAACAGGCACCTTCCACCCGTTATTCCTCCATACCATAGACCAAATCTTATGGGGCCGCGATATCCTCGCCGCCTCTGGGGCAGTGCTTACCACACAGCCCAcccaatga